In Lewinellaceae bacterium, a single window of DNA contains:
- a CDS encoding sulfotransferase domain-containing protein: MRKDTSSIPDFIIVGFMKSGTTTLLHHLRNHRKIHLPANEVHFFDREENFAKGFDWYQKKVLKNSPEEAMIFGEKTATYSHLDKVAKRIHENCPQTKIIWVLRNPVARTYSSYWHDYKQGMELLSFERAIRKEERRIEENSYYSHKNRSIYHLQIQRFLEYFPMEQMYFILFEDMINPYNNDHVLNKLFHFLGTSNEYFEYSAEVKNKTVLPRYPITLYVGHKLGLINHPKVKNMLLSLNFKNKQPGYRKMSVETQKELKSYFHQHNKKLEHLINMDLSIWDQ, translated from the coding sequence ATGAGAAAAGACACGTCGTCGATTCCAGATTTCATTATCGTCGGTTTTATGAAGTCCGGTACCACCACTTTACTACATCACTTAAGAAACCATAGAAAAATACACCTTCCTGCTAATGAAGTTCATTTCTTTGATAGAGAAGAAAATTTCGCTAAAGGTTTTGATTGGTATCAAAAGAAGGTTTTAAAAAACAGTCCGGAGGAAGCAATGATTTTTGGTGAAAAAACAGCAACTTATTCACACTTGGATAAAGTAGCTAAAAGAATTCACGAAAACTGCCCTCAAACAAAAATTATATGGGTTTTGAGAAATCCCGTAGCCCGTACTTATTCTAGCTATTGGCATGACTATAAACAAGGAATGGAGCTTCTATCCTTTGAACGAGCTATCCGGAAAGAGGAGCGGCGGATCGAGGAAAATAGTTATTATAGCCATAAAAACCGCAGTATATACCATTTACAGATTCAGCGATTTTTGGAATATTTCCCGATGGAGCAGATGTATTTCATCCTGTTCGAAGATATGATTAACCCATATAATAATGATCATGTATTAAATAAGCTATTCCATTTTTTAGGCACCTCTAATGAATATTTTGAATATAGTGCGGAAGTGAAAAACAAAACCGTTCTTCCCCGATACCCTATTACCTTATATGTAGGCCATAAACTCGGTTTAATCAACCACCCTAAAGTAAAAAACATGCTCCTGTCCTTAAATTTTAAGAACAAACAACCGGGCTATCGTAAAATGTCGGTTGAAACTCAAAAAGAACTCAAATCTTATTTTCATCAACACAATAAAAAACTGGAGCATTTAATCAATATGGATTTATCGATATGGGATCAATAA
- a CDS encoding glycosyltransferase family 2 protein, whose translation MIRKSDVHFFIPAFNEEQAISEVIKTVRRCGYANLYVVDDGSTDSTAEKARQADAHVIHHLINRGVGAATQTAIEWARKAGYSYMVLMDADGQHLPQDIEALVQRMAAGDCDIVIGSRFLHDVSAMPRTRRWLNRMANVLTNLFCDYRYTDTQSGFRMLNRRAIENLHLTLDGYGFCSEMLILAEQNGLKTAEAPTNTIYTQYSLAKGQDFYTGIRTALNFIWRIIFK comes from the coding sequence ATGATCCGTAAATCAGACGTCCATTTTTTCATTCCGGCCTTCAATGAAGAGCAGGCTATTAGCGAGGTGATCAAAACCGTCCGGCGATGCGGTTATGCCAACCTTTACGTGGTGGATGACGGCAGCACCGACAGCACAGCTGAAAAAGCCCGGCAGGCCGATGCCCATGTGATTCATCACCTGATCAACCGGGGCGTCGGCGCCGCAACGCAAACGGCCATCGAATGGGCGAGGAAGGCGGGTTATTCTTATATGGTGCTAATGGATGCCGACGGACAACACTTGCCCCAAGACATCGAAGCGCTGGTGCAGCGCATGGCGGCCGGCGACTGCGACATCGTCATCGGCAGCCGCTTCCTGCACGACGTATCCGCTATGCCAAGAACCCGCAGATGGCTTAATCGCATGGCCAACGTTCTGACCAATCTGTTCTGCGATTACCGATATACGGACACCCAGTCCGGCTTCCGCATGCTCAACCGCCGGGCTATCGAAAACCTGCACCTCACCCTCGACGGGTACGGCTTTTGCAGCGAAATGTTGATCCTTGCAGAACAAAACGGCTTGAAAACGGCGGAAGCGCCTACAAATACCATCTATACCCAGTACTCGCTTGCAAAAGGGCAGGATTTTTACACCGGGATCAGGACCGCGCTCAATTTTATATGGAGAATCATTTTTAAATAA
- a CDS encoding DUF2304 family protein — MEIRIFQIVVPLIALFFILGSVFRYRKSKITVYEMALGIAFWLAALLVALFPDFFSNGIAHIFGIKSNVNAIIFFCLGILFFIQFKMYFAIRKLEKNLTVLTRQLALRDHPEDRTS, encoded by the coding sequence ATGGAAATCCGCATCTTTCAAATCGTCGTCCCCCTGATCGCCTTGTTTTTTATCCTGGGCAGCGTTTTCCGCTACCGCAAATCGAAGATTACGGTTTACGAAATGGCACTCGGCATCGCGTTTTGGCTGGCTGCGCTGCTTGTCGCGCTCTTCCCCGATTTTTTTTCCAACGGGATTGCCCACATCTTCGGCATCAAGAGCAATGTCAATGCGATCATCTTTTTCTGCCTGGGCATCCTGTTCTTTATTCAATTCAAGATGTACTTTGCCATCCGCAAGCTAGAAAAAAACCTGACTGTTCTAACGCGACAGCTCGCCCTGCGCGACCACCCCGAAGATCGCACTTCATGA